The segment TCGGAGCGGACGACCGGAACGATCTGACGCTTCGGCAGCTCGAGTCCGGGGTTGTCGGCCTTGATGGCCTTGTCGTCCCACGAGGTGATTCCGCCGGTGAAGATCTTCGTGAGCACGGGCCCGGAGAGCCGGAGGTTCGTGACCTGCTTTCCCCCCGAGACGAGGTTGTACATGAACGACGTGCCACCGGCGACGATCGGCATGTACGCGTAGCCCACGGTCGGCGGGGCGTCGGTGACCCCGCCGTCCTTGATGCCGTAGGGGATCTCGGAGACGGCGAAGTCGACCGTCCCCGCCTTGAACTGGTTCCGGCCGTCCGACGACCCCGTGCTGGCGTAGTCGATCTGCATGCCGTACTGCTTGACGTTGACCGCCCACTGCTGGATGGCGTTCGAGCTCCAGGACGACCCCGCCCCGGAGATGCGGGTGTAGGTCTCGGCGTGGGCGGCGGCCGCCGGAGCGAGGGCGACGGCGACGGCGAACGTCGCGATCACCGCGGCGAGGGCGCGTCGTCTAGTGGTCTTCACGGGGTGTGTCCTTCGTGGAGCGGGTGGTGAGGGTTCGGGTGAGGTTCTCGAGCGCGTCGATGGGACGGGAGACGGCCCGGCCGATCGCGGGGCCGATGGCGCGGAAGAAGTCGGCGCGCCGCTCCCGCCGAGCCACGGTCTCGCCGCCGATGATCCGGGCGACGGCGAACAGCGCGAGCACGAGGAACATGAGGACGGCCGCCGTGCCGAAGCCGCGGGCGATCATGGTCGGCTCGGGCGACTTCACGAACTCGAAGATCGCGAGCGGCAGCGAGATCATCGGGCCGTGGAGGGGGTCGAGGTTGAGCCCGGTCGTGAAACCGGACGTCAGGAGGACGGGCGAGGTCTCGCCGATGCCTCGGGCGGTGGCCAGGATGATCGCGGTCACGAGACCGGACCGCGACGTCGGCAGCACGACGCGGAAGACCGTCCGCCACTGACCGGCACCGAGACCGATCGAGGCCTCCTTCAGCGTCGAGGGCACGAGCCGCAGGACCACGTCGGCCGACCGGATCATGATCGGGAGCATCATCACGCTGATGGCGAGGGCCGCTGCGAGACCGGACTTGTTGACGCCCAGCACCAGGATGACGCTCGCGTAGATGAAGAGCCCGGCCACGATCGAGGGCAGCGCGGTCATGGCCTCGACGATCGTGCGGACGAAGCGTGCGAAGGGGCCGGGCACCTCGTTGAGGAAGAGGGCCGTCGTGATCCCGAGGGGGACGGTGATGACGAGCGCGATCGTGATCTGGATCAGCGAGCCGGCGATCGCGTGGACGACGCCACCGGAGGTCAGCGGATCGAGCGGTCCCGTCAGCGACATGTCCCGCGTGTAGAAGTTCCAGTGCGGCAGGGCGTCGAGCCCCCGGATCACGCTGAAGGCCACGACGAAGA is part of the Frondihabitans sp. 762G35 genome and harbors:
- the pstA gene encoding phosphate ABC transporter permease PstA, which gives rise to MTDLLEAPSGTPVSTVPPTTTLPIPVAGPAGSGSGTVLPRLEREPRRGPEQKRSNGIRISDLLSIVGAAIASLSVTSLVFAQLAPVSGPIAFAAVAYVLFVLVYAVLVAIDETGPVVRDRVIAVAVHSLAFTVFATLVFVVAFSVIRGLDALPHWNFYTRDMSLTGPLDPLTSGGVVHAIAGSLIQITIALVITVPLGITTALFLNEVPGPFARFVRTIVEAMTALPSIVAGLFIYASVILVLGVNKSGLAAALAISVMMLPIMIRSADVVLRLVPSTLKEASIGLGAGQWRTVFRVVLPTSRSGLVTAIILATARGIGETSPVLLTSGFTTGLNLDPLHGPMISLPLAIFEFVKSPEPTMIARGFGTAAVLMFLVLALFAVARIIGGETVARRERRADFFRAIGPAIGRAVSRPIDALENLTRTLTTRSTKDTPREDH